The nucleotide sequence AAATTGTTCATGATCCGGTACCTCAAACCGGGCGGACCGGTACAGTTCACTCTCCTGATGATTCATGGGATGCAAGAAAACCGGAGAAACCGAAATGTTACCGCTGTTCACAGCAGCCCAGTCAGAACCGGGTTCATCTTCGGCATGAACGGTATCACCGGCCAAGAAATAAAAGTTCTCTCCTCGCGGCCCCTTCATGGCGGCAATGGTATCATCGTAGATTCGTTTGGATGGGTGGGTGAAAAGAACCTTATAGGGCCGTTCCCGGCTCGGATTCGGTACATTTATGTTGATAAAATGATCCCGCGCCCAGAGTCGAAGAAAAAGATCAAGGTTTACCCGAACGAATTCTGCGGCGGCCTCAAAGGGAAAAGGAGGATGCATTGGTGCAACGGAAACAGCAACCGCAGGAACTCCAGAGAGGGCACCCTGCCGTGCAGCAGCCGCGGTCCCCGAGAAGATAATATCCGTTCCCAAATTCGGCCCCCGATTGATACCACTGACGACAATATCGAATTTTTCGGGAAGTGCCCCTAAAAGAGAGTAGAGAACGCAATCGGCCGGGGTGCCGCTACACGCATAGATCCGTTCCCCGACCTCTCGAAACCGAACCGGATCCCGAAGGGTAATGGAATGACTCATACCACTGCGCTCGGTCTCGGGAGCCGCAACCCACACCTCATGTTCACGAGAGAGGGCCCTACGCAAGGTTTCCAATCCGGAACTGGCTATACCATCGTCATTACTCAGAAGTATCCGCATGAACCTACTATAACGGAATCATCCCCGTTTTGAAAAGATAATCTTTGCCCCGGAAGAGGGTTCACAGACAAAGATATCGGGATGGAAGCCGAAAATACGTTCGTAATCCTCAAGACGCCGCTGATACTCCTCAATAACAGCCTCTTCCAATAGCGTAACGGTGCACCCACCAAAGCCGGGTCCAACAAGACGGGAGCCATAACAACCTTCCAGCTCCCCTGCCCGCTTGACAAGCCAATCAATCTCGGGACAAGAAACCTCGAAATTGTCCCGCAGGCTTTCCTGTGAACGGTTCATAATCTTACCGAATGAGACAAGATCCTGCTGAAGAAGGGCGGACCGAGACTCTATAACCCGTCGGTTCTCACCGACGACATGGAGACAGAGACGTCGCTCGGCTTCGGAAAGGAGGTCCGTTCCTTGTTTCAGTTCCTGTTCCGAGAAATCGAGAATTGTTTTGCCACTATCATGCCCCTGCAGCTTCTCTATCCCCTCCTCACACTGTCTGTAGCGTTCGGCAACCTCTTCCTTTGCATAATTTTGGTTGACGTTACTGTTGGTAACCACAAAACGGGCATTCCCTATGCGCAGGGGAAGGTGATTGTACTCTAAGGTATGGAGATTAAGGAAAACGGCACTTTCCTGCTTTGCAAAACAGGCGACGAATTGGTCGGTAATCTGCTCAGGAATACCAATGAAGGCACTTTCGGAAAGATAGACCACCTGCACGAGCTTGATATCTTCGATGTTGTAGCCGAAGAGTTCCCTCATGGCAAATGCCGTCGCCAAACCGACAGCGGCAGAGGCTCCGAGACCGATTCCCTGAGGAACGGTACCTCCAAAGCTGATATTCAGCCCACGAAACTGATAACCAAGCTGGAGCAGTTCATAGAGCACCCCTTTGAGGTAATTAGCCCAACGATCTTCCCTCTTATACTTGAGATTGGCAACGGTAGTTCTTTTACGCTCGTGAACATCTGCGGCATAAAAACGGAGAGAGTTGT is from Sediminispirochaeta bajacaliforniensis DSM 16054 and encodes:
- the surE gene encoding 5'/3'-nucleotidase SurE — protein: MRILLSNDDGIASSGLETLRRALSREHEVWVAAPETERSGMSHSITLRDPVRFREVGERIYACSGTPADCVLYSLLGALPEKFDIVVSGINRGPNLGTDIIFSGTAAAARQGALSGVPAVAVSVAPMHPPFPFEAAAEFVRVNLDLFLRLWARDHFININVPNPSRERPYKVLFTHPSKRIYDDTIAAMKGPRGENFYFLAGDTVHAEDEPGSDWAAVNSGNISVSPVFLHPMNHQESELYRSARFEVPDHEQFT
- the galK gene encoding galactokinase → MKDLIARHVAEYGSEPEVMASAPGVLNLMGEHTDFAEGYVLQTALPHTVEVAISRRKDNSLRFYAADVHERKRTTVANLKYKREDRWANYLKGVLYELLQLGYQFRGLNISFGGTVPQGIGLGASAAVGLATAFAMRELFGYNIEDIKLVQVVYLSESAFIGIPEQITDQFVACFAKQESAVFLNLHTLEYNHLPLRIGNARFVVTNSNVNQNYAKEEVAERYRQCEEGIEKLQGHDSGKTILDFSEQELKQGTDLLSEAERRLCLHVVGENRRVIESRSALLQQDLVSFGKIMNRSQESLRDNFEVSCPEIDWLVKRAGELEGCYGSRLVGPGFGGCTVTLLEEAVIEEYQRRLEDYERIFGFHPDIFVCEPSSGAKIIFSKRG